The Deinococcus sp. LM3 genomic interval TTCGCCGAGCGGCACGCCCCGCAGCGCGGCCTCCAGCACCTCCGTGTGCGCCTGCTGCCCCTGCTGCGCCCAGCGCCGCGCCGTCACATCCACGAACGACACCTGCAGCCCCTCCCGGTGCGCGTGAACACTCACCTCGAACCACTGGTCCACCGCCGCCAGGTGAACGTCCCGCCGGAACGGCCGACCGTCCGCCATGGCCCGCCGCAGGTCACCTTCCACACCCGCCGCCAGGAGGCGCGGGAAGACTTCCCAGAGCACCGAACCGAGCGGCCGGGTCGTCACTTCCGGCCGCACGTACCGCTGCGCCGCCGGGTTCAGGTACGTCAGCCGCCACTCCCGGTCGATCAGCAGCACCGCCTGCTCGAAATGATCGAACAGCGCCCGCAGCGGCTCTCCCGCCCCGCCATCCACCCAGGACACCAGCGCGCCCGGGAGACCCTCCCAGCGGTCCACCTGCACCGACCCCGCCCAGCCCGGCTCCTGCCACACCTGCCGGTACGAGGGAACCTGACCGGACAGCACCCGCGCCAGCCCCGCCGACAGTGCCTGCGCCGCCGCTGCGGACAGCGGATTCAGCGGCTCGAACCGCTCACCCAGGGTTACCGGTCCCGGCCCCACGCCCGGCACCCACCCGCTGTCCGGTCCGGAACGGCCGATCACCCGCCCCGCCGCGTCCAGCAGCAACGCACCCGCCACCACCGGCGGCGCGTCACCCGTCACGGCGCCCGGCCATGACAGGAACGTCCACACCCGCCGGAGCGACGCACCGGTGGAACCGCAGACCGGCGCGGCCACCGGAACAGGAACAACAGCATGCCCCCATCATGATCGCTCGGTCCCGGCGAGGGAAGCTCCGCCCGCCCATACCCCCCACGGGCGTAGCATGGACGCATGCCCCAGGCGAACCCGGCGCCGCCCCACCACCGCTGCCCCTGCCGGTCCTTCCCGGCGGCCCTGCCGGAGCTGACCATGGCCTTCCAGCCGATCGTCAACGTGCACACCGGCCGGACCCTCGGGTACGAGGCCCTCGTGCGCGGCCCGCAGGGACAGGACGCCGCCTGGGTCTTCCGGCAGATCGTGCCCGGCCAGGAGTACGCCCTCGACCAGGCCTGCCGGACCCTGGCCATCCGCACGGCCGCGCGGCTCCACCTGAGGGGCCAGCTGTCCATCAACTTCCTGCCCGGCGCGGTGTACGAACCCCGCGCGTGCCTCCAGCCGACCCTGCACGCCGCCCGCGACAGCGCCTTCCCACTCCACCGCCTGATGTTCGAGGTCGTCGAGCACGAGCAGGTGCCGGACCCGCCGCATGTCCGGGCCATCATCGACACCTACCGCGCCCACGGTTTCCTGACGGCACTCGACGACTACGGCGCCGGTCACGCCACCCCCGCCCTGCTGATGGCCCTGCGGCCCGACGTGGTGAAACTCGACCGTCACCTCGTCCAGGCCGCGCCGCAGGACGCGGGGACCGCCCTGCGCATCCGGGACATGGTGCGCTACGCCCGGCAGTCCAGCCTGCACGTCATCGCCGAGGGCATCGAAACCGTGCAGGAAGCCCGCACTCTGCTGCAGCTCGGGGTCACGCTCATGCAGGGCTACTACTTCGCGCGGCCGGGCCTGGGCGCCCTGCCCACCGTGGCCCGTGACCGCATCCGCGCCTGCCACTCCTGACCCGGAAGCCGCGAGCCCCGGATGCGACCGTCATGCGCCGTGGCCCGGCACGCATCGGCCCATGCGCCTGCGGGACGACTCCCCCTGATGGGGGGGATGAGGCCGAGGTTGCAACCACCAGCGTGTCCCGCCAGCGGCGCTACACCGTGCTGACCCGACAACCCATTCCTGAAAAACAGCGCTCAGGGCGATCAATTATCTCCCTGCACACCGAACCCTCACAGGCAGCGAATCTCGCTGTATAAAATTTAACATGTCTCACGCGCATTTCTTCATGCACAGAGGGTTGATCTGATCTTCATTTTATGAGATCACTGAGGGGATCGTAGGCTCAGTTTTTCCTCTCCCCTCACGCACCACTCAAAGGAACAACCCCATGAAGCCACTCATCCCCACCGCACTCCTGACCGCCTCCCTCCTCGCCGCCTGCTCCAGCAACCCCGTCACCCCGGTCACGCAGGCCGCGCGTCCCGCCTTCGTCAGCGCCGTTCAGGTCACCGCCACCGATACCCCCGCCTCCGTGGCGCAGCGTCTGGGAGGCACCATCCTCTCCTGGCCGACCGACTGCACCGGCAGCTGCACCGCCCTGGTCGGACTGGCCGAGCGTCCCGCCGCGAGCCTGGGTGCCCAGAGCGCCAGCACTGTCGAGGCCAACCGCGACGTGTTCAGCGGTGGCGGTGCGATCACAGCCGTGATGGGGGGGAGCCGCGCTTACATTTTTGGAGATTCCCAGACACCGTGGAGCTCCAGCGGTGAGCATGCCATTCCTGAAAATGCACCGCTGTGGCAGAAGATCGGTCTGGAGCAGGCCCACAGCATGGCCCCCAAACTGGGCGCAGGTGTCACGGTGGCCGTCATCGATTCGGGGATCGACCTGACCCACCCGGCTTTCCAGGATTCCCTGACGGACGCGAGTAGTTGGAAGGACTTCTATGGCGCAGACAACCTGCCGCAGGAGGAAGGCGAGGTTGGCGTCGGCGCCTACGGGCACGGCACGAACGTGGCAGGCATCGTCCTGCAAGTTGCGCCGGCCGCGAAGATCATGCCCCTGCGGGTGCTCGGCCCCGACGGTTCCGGTGACGTGGCAGGCGTGGCGCAGGCCATCCTGTACGCCGCCGACCAGGGCGCGAAGGTCATCAACCTCAGCCTGGGCAGCCTGGAGAACTCCAGCATCGTGGAAGACGTCATCCGTCAGGTAACTTCACGCGGCGTGTACGTCGTGGCGTCCGCCGGGAACGCCAACCAGAACAGCATCTCTTACCCTGCGGCACTGGCCACCAAGAAAGGGTCTTTCGGCGAGTACCTGCTGAGCGTGGGCAGCACCGACCTGAGCGACCTGAAATCCAGCTTCTCGAACTACGCCAGGAGCCTGGAGATCGTCGGTCCCGGTGAGAACGTGTACTCCCCGTACCCTGACGGCAGGGTGGCCGCCTGGAGCGGTACCTCCATGGCCGCGCCGATGATGGCTGGCGGTCTTGCCCTGGCACTCGGGCAGAGGCTGAAGGTCTCTGGTAAGGACCTTACCAAGAAGATGGCCGAAAGTGCCTTCGACGTGTACAACAATGGCGCCAACGAGGCCTACAAGGACATGCTGGGCGTCAAGGGCCGCGTCGATCTGGTGGAATTCCTGAAAGACACCACACAGCAATGACATGTCACTGGTAGACCACCTGCCGACCCACCTGACGGTGAGCCCGCTGCTCCGGGATCTGGACAGCCGGTTCACCCTGGAAGACGACAGTCTGCTGGCCCAGGTGGCGGACGCCCCGGCCCTGACACCCCAGGACTGGGGCGTCAAACTGTATCTGT includes:
- a CDS encoding EAL domain-containing protein, which translates into the protein MPQANPAPPHHRCPCRSFPAALPELTMAFQPIVNVHTGRTLGYEALVRGPQGQDAAWVFRQIVPGQEYALDQACRTLAIRTAARLHLRGQLSINFLPGAVYEPRACLQPTLHAARDSAFPLHRLMFEVVEHEQVPDPPHVRAIIDTYRAHGFLTALDDYGAGHATPALLMALRPDVVKLDRHLVQAAPQDAGTALRIRDMVRYARQSSLHVIAEGIETVQEARTLLQLGVTLMQGYYFARPGLGALPTVARDRIRACHS
- a CDS encoding S8 family serine peptidase; translated protein: MKPLIPTALLTASLLAACSSNPVTPVTQAARPAFVSAVQVTATDTPASVAQRLGGTILSWPTDCTGSCTALVGLAERPAASLGAQSASTVEANRDVFSGGGAITAVMGGSRAYIFGDSQTPWSSSGEHAIPENAPLWQKIGLEQAHSMAPKLGAGVTVAVIDSGIDLTHPAFQDSLTDASSWKDFYGADNLPQEEGEVGVGAYGHGTNVAGIVLQVAPAAKIMPLRVLGPDGSGDVAGVAQAILYAADQGAKVINLSLGSLENSSIVEDVIRQVTSRGVYVVASAGNANQNSISYPAALATKKGSFGEYLLSVGSTDLSDLKSSFSNYARSLEIVGPGENVYSPYPDGRVAAWSGTSMAAPMMAGGLALALGQRLKVSGKDLTKKMAESAFDVYNNGANEAYKDMLGVKGRVDLVEFLKDTTQQ